In Populus trichocarpa isolate Nisqually-1 chromosome 12, P.trichocarpa_v4.1, whole genome shotgun sequence, a genomic segment contains:
- the LOC7484348 gene encoding MADS-box transcription factor 3, with amino-acid sequence MGQKRIKMELIRKEKSRMLTFRKRKAGLLKKASEFSILCGVDACVIIFGPKQKDDHQPVAPETWPPNSEEVRCIINRYKGSDQPRRCYQVSDYFVDKKKQIDSKLARLHKQIIKAKYPAWDDRLNSLYADQLRVLVGHLDAKIDLADKKLGSFNANQYVMGAPGVQAASLSPSISHDMESYMKSRDDNFLQLIHNSNPFDAQPPMVFYPEQSSHVTNLLERNYSNGYSADLQVYYEPRPLDDQLPVGFQSKQTSHGTTRNASFWESNNGNCYSTDLQLYLEPNPLNVQPPMHFQPKQNAHRTSSYLHAMEDAIMKMACDQYTSDQFGCKLSSSSNLPCVNRTPWMWDNVWFNNADSSVSYIAPTKQPIMPSIQFPMSSFPRDQMQSSEASD; translated from the coding sequence ATGGgtcaaaaaagaatcaaaatggaATTGATAAGGAAGGAGAAATCTCGTATGCTTACATTCAGGAAGAGGAAGGCAGGTTTGCTTAAAAAGGCTTCTGAGTTCTCTATTCTTTGCGGTGTTGATGCATGCGTAATAATCTTTGGACCAAAGCAGAAGGATGATCATCAGCCTGTAGCACCTGAGACTTGGCCTCCAAATTCTGAAGAGGTTAGGTGTATTATCAATAGGTACAAGGGCAGTGATCAACCAAGAAGATGTTATCAGGTCTCTGACTACTTTGttgataaaaagaaacagaTTGATTCTAAGCTTGCAAGATTGCACAAGCAAATTATCAAAGCTAAGTACCCTGCATGGGATGATCGTCTCAACAGCCTTTATGCAGATCAATTAAGGGTTCTTGTTGGTCATTTGGATGCTAAAATCGATCTTGCTGACAAGAAACTTGGAAGTTTCAACGCAAATCAGTATGTCATGGGTGCACCAGGGGTGCAAGCTGCCTCGCTTAGTCCAAGCATTTCTCACGACATGGAAAGCTACATGAAGAGTAGAGATGACAATTTCCTGCAGCTTATTCACAATTCGAATCCCTTTGATGCTCAACCACCTATGGTATTCTACCCTGAGCAGAGTTCTCACGTGACCAACTTACTGGAGAGAAATTATAGCAATGGCTACTCAGCAGACTTGCAGGTTTACTATGAACCAAGGCCTTTAGATGATCAGTTACCAGTCGGTTTCCAATCTAAACAGACTTCTCATGGGACTACAAGGAATGCAAGTTTTTGGGAGAGCAACAATGGCAACTGCTATTCAACAGACCTGCAACTTTACTTAGAACCAAATCCATTGAATGTTCAACCACCAATGCATTTCCAACCTAAGCAGAATGCTCATAGGACTTCGTCATATCTACATGCAATGGAAGATGCGATTATGAAGATGGCTTGCGATCAGTATACCAGCGATCAATTTGGTTGTAAGCTGTCTAGTAGTAGTAATCTGCCTTGTGTTAACCGCACACCATGGATGTGGGATAATGTATGGTTCAACAATGCTGATTCCTCAGTGAGCTATATTGCTCCAACCAAGCAGCCAATTATGCCATCTATACAATTTCCCATGTCAAGCTTTCCTCGTGATCAGATGCAGTCTTCTGAAGCAAGTGATTAA
- the LOC127904072 gene encoding agamous-like MADS-box protein AGL62, whose translation MGRTRKIPMLKRETAEQRSVTFTKRRQGLFNKAADMCRICDAQIAIMVSSTGSKEKVYTFGHSSVDAVFDRFLYNFTAAPEAVAYEAGIKSASNSLYEEIKALEGDVNTLMQNKKRNVGGVLWDSLEEIEQSSTSVDELQDVVDILESLLGQAKNKLMNNATGNLGISIAVEPRSDDFLALEPKPRDDSSSSLGGDQIGQNSAIVGDNGTDYSDSYWNADGSTADSGMDFPVEVDVDLIWNLLEPSDFSSGSDKVISINNSSDCTTSGIASESASGSQKNEDNVFLTTNSDSELFKDMELVDCGTYNTTPDPGSGDIDQHYAMDGDCNAKQHDSATDNSIKSFEGPY comes from the coding sequence ATGGGGAGAACAAGAAAAATTCCAATGCTGAAGCGAGAAACAGCAGAGCAAAGGTCTGTTACTTTTACTAAAAGACGTCAAGGTCTTTTCAACAAAGCAGCAGATATGTGCAGGATTTGTGATGCTCAAATTGCCATTATGGTCTCCTCAACTGGGTCCAAAGAAAAAGTTTATACCTTTGGCCACTCTTCCGTTGATGCTGTCTTCGACAGGTTCCTCTACAATTTTACTGCAGCCCCGGAAGCGGTAGCATACGAAGCAGGAATCAAGTCAGCCAGTAATTCCCTCTATGAAGAAATCAAGGCATTGGAGGGTGATGTTAATACTCTAATgcaaaacaagaagagaaacgTTGGAGGGGTTTTATGGGATTCTTTAGAGGAGATTGAGCAGTCTAGTACTTCAGTTGACGAGTTACAGGATGTTGTAGATATCCTGGAAAGTTTGTTGGGTCAGGCCAAGAATAAGCTGATGAACAACGCAACTGGGAATCTTGGTATAAGCATTGCTGTTGAGCCAAGGTCTGATGATTTTTTGGCTTTAGAGCCTAAACCCCGAGATGATTCTTCATCTAGCTTGGGTGGTGATCAAATCGGTCAGAATTCTGCCATTGTAGGAGATAATGGTACTGATTATTCTGATTCATATTGGAATGCTGATGGTTCAACTGCTGATAGTGGAATGGATTTTCCAGTCGAAGTCGACGTGGATCTTATATGGAATCTCCTTGAGCCTTCTGATTTCAGTTCGGGTTCTGACAAAGTTATTTCCATTAACAACAGTAGTGACTGCACTACTTCAGGGATTGCCTCTGAATCAGCTTCAGGGTcacaaaagaatgaggataatgTATTTCTCACAACCAATTCGGATTCAGAATTGTTCAAGGACATGGAGCTTGTTGACTGTGGAACTTATAATACTACACCAGATCCTGGCTCTGGAGATATTGACCAACATTATGCCATGGATGGGGACTGCAACGCCAAGCAACATGATTCAGCTACTGATAACTCTATTAAAAGTTTTGAAGGCCCATATTAA
- the LOC7484346 gene encoding adenylate kinase isoenzyme 6 homolog isoform X1, whose protein sequence is MAQRDSDMRKKPNILITGTPGTGKTTTASALAEATQFRHINIGDLVKEKNLHDGWDDQFDCYIINEDLVCDELEDIMEEGGNIVDYHGCDFFPERWFDQVVVLQTDNSVLYDRLSKRGYSETKISNNMECEIFQVLLEEAKESYPEGIVVALRSDSIDDITNNIATLTHWLTTWQTVP, encoded by the exons ATGGCACAAAGAGATAGTGACATGAGGAAGAAACCAAACATATTGATAACTGGCACACCCGGAACTGGAAAAACAACTACCGCATCTGCTCTGGCAGAGGCCACCCAGTTCCGCCACATTAATATTGGAGATTTGGTCAAAGAGAAGAACTTGCATGATGGATGGGATGACCAGTTTGACTGCTACATAATTAATGAAGACCTG GTGTGTGATGAACTCGAAGATATAATGGAAGAAGGTGGAAACATAGTGGACTATCATGGTTGTGATTTCTTTCCAGAGCGATGGTTTGATCAAGTTGTGGTTCTGCAAACTGACAATTCTGTTTTGTACGATCGTTTAAGCAAGAG aggcTACTCAGAGACGAAGATATCCAACAACATGGAATGTGAAATCTTCCAAGTCCTGTTGGAGGAGGCAAAAGAAAGTTATCCAGAAGGCATTGTGGTGGCGTTAAGGAGTGATTCTATCGACGACATCACCAACAACATTGCCACTCTGACTCACTGGCTCACCACTTGGCAAACTGTTCCATAG
- the LOC7484898 gene encoding uncharacterized protein LOC7484898, with product MGRKERAKERREKRLQEISLLRTIPYSDHQRWWSSETVAVVTGGNRGIGFEIARQLADHGLTVILTSRESSTGLEAANVLKELGFSVDFHQLDVLDSLSIKKFAEWIEQTYGGIDVLVNNAGVNYNLGSDNSVEHAQNVVATNYYGTKNVTQSLIPLMRPSAVGARIVNVSSRLGRLNGRRNRLEDKDLREKLANLETLSEELIDRTVSTFLQQVEEGTYTSGGWPQMFTDYSVSKLAVNAFTRLMAKMLSDRPDGMKIYINCYCPGWVKTAMTGWAGNISAEDGADTGVWLALLPDQAITGKFFAERREVNF from the exons atgggAAGAAAAGAGCGAGCaaaggaaagaagagaaaaaagactcCAAGAAATATCTCTTCTCCGTACCATTCCTTACTCTGATCATCAaag GTGGTGGTCTTCAGAAACTGTCGCTGTGGTGACTGGTGGGAACAGAGGAATAGGGTTTGAGATAGCGAGACAACTTGCAGACCATGGATTAACAGTTATCCTGACATCACGAGAAAGTAGCACTGGTCTTGAAGCTGCCAACGTCCTGAAAGAGTTGGGTTTTAGTGTGGACTTCCATCAACTTGATGTCCTAGATTCTTTATCCATCAAGAAATTTGCTGAGTGGATAGAACAAACTTATGGTGGAATAGATGTTTTG GTGAATAATGCTGGTGTTAATTACAATCTTGGGTCTGACAATTCAGTTGAACATGCCCAGAATGTTGTTGCTACAAACTATTATGGTACCAAAAATGTCACTCAATCTCTGATTCCTTTGATGAGACCTTCTGCTGTAGGTGCTCGTATTGTTAATGTAAGTTCACGGCTTGGAAGACTAAATGGCAGACGAAAT AGACTTGAAGACaaagatttgagagaaaaactGGCTAACCTGGAAACGCTTTCAGAGGAACTCATTGATAGGACGGTATCTACTTTCCTACAACAAGTAGAAGAGGGCACTTATACTTCAGGTGGGTGGCCTCAGATGTTCACTGATTACTCGGTGTCAAAACTTGCAGTTAATGCTTTTACTAGGCTAATGGCTAAGATGCTGTCTGATCGGCCTGATGGTatgaagatatatataaactgCTACTGCCCGGGGTGGGTGAAGACAGCCATGACAGGTTGGGCTGGTAATATATCTGCCGAGGATGGAGCTGACACTGGAGTATGGCTTGCCCTGCTTCCAGACCAAGCAATAACAGGAAAATTTTTTGCCGAGAGACGCGAGGTAAACTTCTAA
- the LOC7484894 gene encoding uncharacterized protein LOC7484894, which yields MMCAHSTTRWAAEERPLKDVILRHRVDQIAHHRLRDERNVLEDELRDVKASYASLMGEMQEARIRLVSSEQRLQEVLIEVSASRETIAELRASKDALRLELQAVKEELKNSKAKLQGLKTSSGDLKDFFRGSAALDEVVGDKIFLAMSNLYFFNRSRGMQVDFSAAFHPFTVPDFDDVFPARASAANRGEYLDAEPGLDVI from the coding sequence ATGATGTGCGCCCACTCTACAACGCGGTGGGCGGCGGAGGAGAGGCCATTGAAGGACGTTATTTTGAGGCATCGAGTAGATCAAATCGCTCATCACAGGCTCCGAGATGAGAGAAACGTCTTGGAGGATGAGTTGCGGGATGTGAAGGCGTCCTACGCTTCCTTGATGGGTGAGATGCAAGAAGCCCGCATTCGTCTGGTTTCCTCCGAGCAGCGATTGCAAGAGGTCCTCATTGAGGTTTCTGCTTCGAGAGAGACTATTGCAGAGCTGAGGGCATCTAAGGATGCTCTCCGTCTGGAGCTCCAAGCTGTTAAAGAGGAGCTCAAGAACTCTAAGGCAAAGCTGCAGGGATTGAAGACTTCTTCTGGCGACTTAAAGGATTTCTTCAGAGGGTCAGCTGCTTTGGATGAGGTGGTCGGGGACAAGATTTTCCTTGCCATGTCCAACCTGTACTTCTTCAACCGCTCTAGAGGAATGCAGGTGGACTTCAGCGCAGCCTTTCACCCCTTCACCGTGCCTGATTTTGATGATGTATTTCCTGCTAGGGCTTCTGCTGCCAACCGGGGAGAGTATTTGGATGCGGAGCCTGGGTTGGATGTCATTTGA
- the LOC7484896 gene encoding chromophore lyase CRL, chloroplastic, protein MVTGLGSGSGSDPTSDSNGWGRARGLALKSLVLIGGVLLVKRLTKSTTRWDHAKIVTQSLTGEKFSKEQASRDPDNYFNIRMLTCPAAEMVDGSKVLYFEQAFWRTPQKPFRQRFYMVKPCPKELKCDVEVGSYAIRDAEEYKNFCDRSKDQRPLPEEVIGDIAEHLTTIHLKRCDRGKRCLYEGSNPPGGFPNSWNGATYCTSELAILKNNEIHTWDRGYDDGGNQVWGVKEGPYEFKPAPASSVSELFSPLNLPPLQSMEKRIEGSFVLQV, encoded by the exons atggTAACGGGTTTGGGTTCGGGCTCAGGGTCCGATCCTACTTCAGACTCAAACGGGTGGGGACGAGCTCGAGGGTTAGCGCTGAAGTCTCTGGTTTTGATTGGTGGGGTGTTACTAGTGAAGAGACTGACGAAGTCTACTACTCGTTGGGACCATGCGAAAATTGTAACTCAATCACTTACTGGTGAAAAG ttttcgAAGGAGCAAGCATCTAGAGACCCTGATAATTACTTCAATATaag AATGCTTACTTGCCCGGCAGCAGAGATGGTGGATGGTTCAaaggttttatattttgaacag gcATTCTGGAGAACTCCTCAAAAGCCCTTTCGGCAG AGGTTTTATATGGTTAAGCCTTGTCCAAAGGAGTTGAAATGCGATGTTGAG GTAGGTTCGTATGCCATTAGAGATGCAGAGGAGTACAAGAATTTTTGCGATCGATCAAAGGACCAGCGCCCACTGCCAGAAGAAGTAATTGGT GACATTGCAGAACATCTGACAACAATACATCTCAAACGCTGTGACCGTGGAAAACGCTGCTTATATGAAGGCTCCAATCCACCTGGTGGATTCCCAAATTCCTGG AATGGAGCAACCTACTGCACTTCGGAACTTGCAATCTTGAAGAATAATGAAATACATACCTGGGATAGGGGATACGATGACGGTGGAAATCAG GTTTGGGGAGTGAAAGAAGGACCTTACGAGTTCAAGCCTGCACCAGCTTCTAGTGTCAGTGAATTATTTTCTCCTTTAAACCTCCCCCCTCTCCAGTCGATGGAGAAAAGAATAGAAGGTTCATTTGTTTTGCAAGTGTGA
- the LOC127904064 gene encoding uncharacterized protein LOC127904064: MSTCYPEPGSIQITAGENLVLESYYSSTQKHTGVMGIFYVLVAERTPNPTNFLHSPIHIHEKMKVSASALAIVALLGLAVVALGLRHRLKKGREEGYEPIMA, encoded by the exons ATGTCCACCTGTTATCCTGAACCAGGCTCTATCCAGATAACAGCTGGGGAGAATCTAGTTCTTGAATCTTACTACAGCAGTACTCAAAAGCACACGGGAGTTATGGGGATTTTCTACGTTTTGGTTGCTGAGCGAACACCAAATCCCACGAATTTCTTGCATTCTCCGATTCAT ATACATGAGAAGATGAAAGTATCCGCATCTGCTTTAGCAATAGTAGCTCTGTTAGGACTGGCAGTAGTTGCTCTTGGCCTGCGTCATCGACTGAAGAAGGGGAGAGAAGAAGGCTATGAACCAATAATGGCATAG
- the LOC7484893 gene encoding probable beta-1,4-xylosyltransferase IRX10L, with amino-acid sequence MEIWKWVFVGVLWYAGFVLSTGAVELGRSQHTERISGSAGDVLEDDPVGRLKVFVYELPRKYNKKILQKDPRCLTHMFAAEIFMHRFLLSSPVRTLNPDEADWFYTPVYTTCDLTTNGLPLPFKSPRMMRSAIQLISSNWPYWNRTEGADHFFVVPHDFGACFHYQEEKAIERGILPLLQRATLVQTFGQRNHVCLKDGSITVPPYAPPQKMQTHLIPEKTPRSIFVYFRGLFYDVGNDPEGGYYARGARAAVWENFKDNPLFDISTEHPATYYEDMQRAVFCLCPLGWAPWSPRLVEAVIFGCIPVIIADDIVLPFADAIPWEEIGVYVDEEDVPNLDTILTSIPPEVILRKQRLLANPSMKQAMLFPQPAQPGDAFHQVLNGLARKLPHDRSVYLRPSEKILNWTAGPVGDLKPW; translated from the exons ATGGAGATTTGGAAATGGGTTTTTGTTGGGGTTCTTTGGTATGCTGGTTTTGTATTGAGTACTGGTGCTGTGGAGCTGGGCAGGAGTCAACACACTGAGAGGATTTCAG GAAGTGCTGGTGATGTTTTGGAAGATGATCCTGTTGGAAGGCTGAAAGTTTTTGTCTATGAACTTccaagaaaatacaataaaaagattCTACAAAAGGACCCAAGATGCCTCACCCACATGTTCGCAGCTGAGATCTTTATGCATCGGTTTCTATTATCTAGCCCTGTTAGAACCCTAAACCCCGATGAAGCTGATTGGTTTTATACTCCTGTATATACAACCTGTGATTTGACAACAAATGGCCTTCCTTTGCCTTTCAAATCACCGCGAATGATGAGAAGTGCTATACAGCTTATTTCTTCAAACTGGCCCTATTGGAATCGGACGGAAGGTGCTGACCACTTTTTTGTAGTGCCACACGACTTTGGAGCATGCTTCCATTATCAA GAAGAGAAGGCTATTGAAAGAGGAATTCTTCCCTTGCTCCAACGTGCCACCTTGGTGCAAACTTTTGGACAAAGAAATCATGTTTGCTTAAAAGATGGTTCCATTACTGTTCCTCCATATGCTCCTCCACAGAAAATGCAAACCCACCTGATTCCTGAGAAAACTCCTAGGTCAATTTTTGTGTACTTCAGAGGATTGTTTTATGATGTAGGAAATGACCCAGAAGGTGGCTATTATGCAAG AGGTGCTAGAGCAGCGGTCTGGGAGAACTTCAAGGACAATCCGCTTTTTGACATTTCCACAGAGCACCCAGCAACATATTACGAAGATATGCAGCGGGCTGTTTTCTGTTTGTGTCCCCTTGGCTGGGCCCCATGGAGTCCAAGATTGGTTGAAGCAGTGATATTTGGCTGTATCCCTGTTATTATAGCAGACGACATTGTTTTACCCTTTGCTGATGCAATCCCATGGGAAGAAATTGGGGTGTATGTAGATGAGGAAGATGTTCCAAATTTGGACACCATACTCACTTCCATTCCACCTGAAGTAATATTGAGGAAGCAGAGATTGCTAGCTAACCCTTCAATGAAGCAGGCTATGCTATTCCCACAACCTGCTCAACCAGGAGATGCTTTCCATCAAGTATTGAATGGACTTGCACGAAAATTGCCTCATGATAGAAGTGTTTACCTGAGACCAAGTGAGAAGATCTTAAACTGGACTGCAGGTCCAGTTGGTGACCTGAAACCTTGGTAG
- the LOC7484346 gene encoding adenylate kinase isoenzyme 6 homolog isoform X2 produces MRKAASMAQRDSDMRKKPNILITGTPGTGKTTTASALAEATQFRHINIGDLVKEKNLHDGWDDQFDCYIINEDLVCDELEDIMEEGGNIVDYHGCDFFPERWFDQVVVLQTDNSVLYDRLSKRGYSETKISNNMECEIFQVLLEEAKESYPEGIVVALRSDSIDDITNNIATLTHWLTTWQTVP; encoded by the exons A TGAGAAAAGCAGCTAGCATGGCACAAAGAGATAGTGACATGAGGAAGAAACCAAACATATTGATAACTGGCACACCCGGAACTGGAAAAACAACTACCGCATCTGCTCTGGCAGAGGCCACCCAGTTCCGCCACATTAATATTGGAGATTTGGTCAAAGAGAAGAACTTGCATGATGGATGGGATGACCAGTTTGACTGCTACATAATTAATGAAGACCTG GTGTGTGATGAACTCGAAGATATAATGGAAGAAGGTGGAAACATAGTGGACTATCATGGTTGTGATTTCTTTCCAGAGCGATGGTTTGATCAAGTTGTGGTTCTGCAAACTGACAATTCTGTTTTGTACGATCGTTTAAGCAAGAG aggcTACTCAGAGACGAAGATATCCAACAACATGGAATGTGAAATCTTCCAAGTCCTGTTGGAGGAGGCAAAAGAAAGTTATCCAGAAGGCATTGTGGTGGCGTTAAGGAGTGATTCTATCGACGACATCACCAACAACATTGCCACTCTGACTCACTGGCTCACCACTTGGCAAACTGTTCCATAG